A region of the Myxococcus stipitatus DSM 14675 genome:
CCTTGTCGCCTGGCGGTTCGATGGGAGTTCTCCTTGCGCTTGAGGGCTCGACTCGCGCTTGCCTTCGCGCTGCTGGCTCTCGTTCCGCTCGCGGTGGTCGTCCTGCCCACCCTCTCGCGACTGCGCGACACGTTGTCGCGAGAGCTGGACGCTCGCATGCAGGCCGCGACCGCCAGCGCCCAGGAGTCGCTGGAGCGTTCGGCCACCACGGCTCGCCGCGCGGTGGAGGAGTTGGTGGAGAGTCCCGCCATGGAGGACCTGGCGCGGGAGGCTCGGGAGCGGCCCACTCGCGCCATCCAGGCGGGGACGGCCGAGGCATTGATGAAGACGCGTGGGCTCACGGTGCTCGCGCTCTTCGACCGGGGCGGCACGGTGTTGTCCTCCGGCCACCTCCCTGCGCGACGCGGAGACCCGGACCCGGCGCTCTTCGCCGTCACTCGCGAGACATCCTCCAAGCCCGTTCCCGTGCGCGTGGACGTGCGCACGTCGTCGGGACTGAGGCAGATGCCCGCGCTCGTCACGGCGCGGCCGGTGGACTACGGCGACCTGCGGCTCTGGGCGGTCGGAGGCGTGCTGCTCGACGAGGGCCTGGCCCAGCACCTCGCGCGACTGACGCAGGCGCAGGTCACCCTGGTGTCGGGTGATGCGGAGTTCGCGCGGGCGGGGACGGCGCTGCCGCCCACGGTGTCGCGAGAGGTGCCCCTGGGCGAGGCCGCCACGGTGAAGCTCGTCTTCAGCCGTGCCGCCGCGCGAGAGGCCGAGGAAGGCGTCATGCGCGCGTTCCTCCTGCTCGCGGGACTGGGCGGTGCGTTCGCGGTGCTGTTGGGATTGCTGGTGTCGCGCTGGATGACTCGGCCGGTGGAGGCCCTCACCGAGGGAGCGCGGCGCGTGGCGGAAGGCGCGCTGGATGTCCAGGTGACGGCCGTTGCCTCGGGCGAGGTGGGTGAGCTGGTCCGGACGTTCAATCACATGACGTCCGAGATGAGGGCGACGACGGAGCGGCTGGTGGCGAGTGAGCGCATCGCCGCGTGGCAGGAGGTGGCTCGGCGGCTGGCCCACGAAATCAAGAACCCGCTGACGCCCATCCGGATGTCGCTGGAGACGTTGCTCGCGGCGCAGGAGGCGCGGCATCCCCGCTTCCCCGAGCTGTTCAAGGAGAGCGCGGGTGTGGTGCTCGAGGAGGTGGACCGGCTGCGGCGCATCGTCGACGAGTTCAGTCGCTTCGCGCGGATGCCCAAGCCGCAGCTGGCGCCGGTGGACCTGTCCGAGCTGACGCAGAGCGTGCTCGCGCTCTACTCGACACCGCCCGAGGGCATCCGGATTCTTCCGGCGCTCCAGACGGGAGTGGTGGCGCGTGTGGACCGGGACATGCTGACGCAGGTGTTGGTCAACCTGGTGAAGAACGCCGAGGAGGCAATGGCTGGCAAGGGCGGTGACTTGCGCGTCCGAGTGAAGGGCACCGACGCGGACGCCGTCATCGAGGTCGAGGACAGCGGGCCGGGCATCCCCGCCGAGCATCGGGCGCGCATCTTCGAGCCGTACTTCACGACGAAGGAGGGAGGCACGGGGCTTGGGTTGGCCATCGCCGCGCGAATCCTCCAGGAGCATGGCGGCAAGCTCGAGGTGGGTGGAGAGCCGGGCCTCGGCGCGCGCTTCAGCATCGTGCTGCCGCGCTCGGAGGGCATGGGCATTTCGGCCCCCGTGCCCGTGTCATAGCGCCTGGCGCGATGGGGGTCGCCTCGTCGAGGCCCGTGAATGGCGGAGCCTGTCGCGCACCCGCCGCCAATGGAAGTACAGCTCCCCAGCGCAGGGACCGTAAGCAGGAAGCCCGAGGCGATGAATCGCCCCGGGCGCGCGTGTTGCTCAAGCCACTGAGCGCGGTGAGGTCCGCTACGCCCGCGCCACGGGGCGGCGCATGTCGAGCACCCGCCGCCGATGAAACCCCTGCACCCGAGCACGAAGCCCGAGGCGCCGAATCGCCGCGAGCTCGCGTGTTGCGCACGGTGTCGGCGAGGCGCTCCGCGCCTTCACCGCGTGGCGACGCCTGTCGCGCACCCGCCGCCGATGGCAACACTTCGCCCCAAGCTCAAGGCCCAGAAAGCACGAAGCCCGAGGCGATGAATCGCCCCGGGCTCGCGAGTTGCTCACGACGTCGGTCGTGGGCTCAGTCCTTCACGGGCGTGGCCTTGAGCGCGGCCTTGCCTTCCTTCACGTAGACCTGGAAGCGCACCGTCTTGCACGCGTACTTCTGGACGAGCTGCTCCCGGTTCTTGCGCAGCTTCTGCACGAACTTGTCGTACGTCAGGCCGTCCGCCGCCTCGCCACAGCGCTCGCGCGTGGTGACGAACTCGCGGAAGACCTCCTGGAAGTGCTGCTCCTCGGAGAGCGCCACCGCGGAGTTGCCCGAAGGCCCCGCGCCCGGAAGCGGAATCGCCGCCGGTGAAGGCGCCCGAGCCGGCAGCGGAATCGGAGCATCCGGCGGCCGCGCGCTGGCCTGGAGCAGCTCGCGAGGAATCGCCGCGACCCGCGTCGTCTCCGGGTTCTCTGGAGACTGCGCCGCCGCCAAGGCGAACGGGTTCGCCGCCTGCTGCAGCGAGTACGCCGCCGTGGGCTGGTCCTCGAAGGCGAAGGCCCCACGCCGAGGCGACGCCGGAGACAGCGAATCCCCCGACGCGGAGTAGTTCCCCGCATCCGACTCGAACGGCATGGACGGCGCCGCGCCGAACGGAGTCGCCGGCGGAGCATACGCAGGGGCCGGCGGCGCCGCGGGAGGCGGCGCGGGGAACGGGAACGCGTCCGCCGCGGCGAACGGGTCCCCCGAACCAAACGGATTCGCCTGGGCTGCCGGCGCCGGAACAGGCGGAGGCAGCGCGAACGGGTCTGCCAGCGGCGAGGGCGGCACCGACGCGAACGGGTCCGCGCCAAACGGCTGCGCCGCCGGAGCCGGGGGCGCCAGGGAGAACGGGTCCGCCATCGGCGGAGGCGTCGGCTGGGAGAACGGAGTCGCCTGCGGCGCGGGCGCCGGAGGCAGCGACGCGAAGGGGTCCGGCAGAGGGCCCGGCGTCGGCGCGGCGGCCATGGGCTGCTGCATCGCGGGCTGCGGCGGCGGAGCCATGGGAGCAGACGCCTGCGCCGCCATGGCCGCAGACAGGCTCAGCGTGTCGGAGCCCCCCTGCGAAAGCCCATCGTCACTGGAGCGAGCCCCACCGCCCATCAGCGCGGTCCACACCAGCGTGAGGACCAGCAGGCCCACCAGCGCCACCACCGCGCTCTGCTGGTACGCCGCGAGCGCCCCCAGCACCGACTGCGTCC
Encoded here:
- a CDS encoding ATP-binding protein → MRLRARLALAFALLALVPLAVVVLPTLSRLRDTLSRELDARMQAATASAQESLERSATTARRAVEELVESPAMEDLAREARERPTRAIQAGTAEALMKTRGLTVLALFDRGGTVLSSGHLPARRGDPDPALFAVTRETSSKPVPVRVDVRTSSGLRQMPALVTARPVDYGDLRLWAVGGVLLDEGLAQHLARLTQAQVTLVSGDAEFARAGTALPPTVSREVPLGEAATVKLVFSRAAAREAEEGVMRAFLLLAGLGGAFAVLLGLLVSRWMTRPVEALTEGARRVAEGALDVQVTAVASGEVGELVRTFNHMTSEMRATTERLVASERIAAWQEVARRLAHEIKNPLTPIRMSLETLLAAQEARHPRFPELFKESAGVVLEEVDRLRRIVDEFSRFARMPKPQLAPVDLSELTQSVLALYSTPPEGIRILPALQTGVVARVDRDMLTQVLVNLVKNAEEAMAGKGGDLRVRVKGTDADAVIEVEDSGPGIPAEHRARIFEPYFTTKEGGTGLGLAIAARILQEHGGKLEVGGEPGLGARFSIVLPRSEGMGISAPVPVS
- a CDS encoding MXAN_5187 family protein, which encodes MVRLKFLLFAFLVIGLGLAHLPMLSGPLRARAVEGATAQSASGISEVSRLVDARRAEIQALALKLAATPEVATAVHALLPPKPTAAVRPSPRDKDRDEAPGAALQPLTAERFAAVRTAVDAGVPKALKGVVVALAAPDAAFHAVAGAEPSSDAAKLDVAALAKAGSTVVEALGTTHVFASVPVLWGGDFGMQPAVTLVVGAPLFDEGALEAAVQATGVTALGLVKGDSITAVGPEKLLAEGSLTQVVANSNGVVLRRGGFQTLGPVSLPLLTEGDAMGGQAPLSVGSRRSLQGTSLDVLAVAGTQSVLGALAAYQQSAVVALVGLLVLTLVWTALMGGGARSSDDGLSQGGSDTLSLSAAMAAQASAPMAPPPQPAMQQPMAAAPTPGPLPDPFASLPPAPAPQATPFSQPTPPPMADPFSLAPPAPAAQPFGADPFASVPPSPLADPFALPPPVPAPAAQANPFGSGDPFAAADAFPFPAPPPAAPPAPAYAPPATPFGAAPSMPFESDAGNYSASGDSLSPASPRRGAFAFEDQPTAAYSLQQAANPFALAAAQSPENPETTRVAAIPRELLQASARPPDAPIPLPARAPSPAAIPLPGAGPSGNSAVALSEEQHFQEVFREFVTTRERCGEAADGLTYDKFVQKLRKNREQLVQKYACKTVRFQVYVKEGKAALKATPVKD